The genomic stretch GCGATATCATCCAGTAGTTTGCGGCCCAATTCTTGATAAGACATCTCGCGGCCTCTGAACCGGACACGGATCTTCACCTTTGCCCCTTCATCCAGAAACTCACGCACGCGTCTGAGTTTCACATTGATATCGTGTTCGCCGATCTTCGGGCGCATGCGAATCTCTTTGATTTCCGTGACTTTCTGGGCTTTCCGTGCCTCCCGTTCTTTCTTTGCTCGCTCATACAGGAATTTGCCGTAATTCAGCAAACGGCACACCGGCGGGCTTGCATTGGGAGCCACCTCCACTAAATCGAGGTCTCGCTCCTGAGCAAGACGCAGGGCATCGCGAATAGAGAAAATACCGAGCTGGCGGCCAGTCTCATCAATGAGACGAACTTCGGGAGTCCAGATCTCTTCGTTGATTCGATAATCTCTGCTTATCTGATTCGCCTCCATAAAAAGTGCGCTACCACGGCCTGGCGAAGCAGGACAATGTGCCCCGCCCACCGTGCGGGCAGCGCAACTATACAGAGAGATGAAAACGTGATAAATAACAACCTTATCATATCATAATAGGCTCTTGTAGTCAAATACACCAGGCGCTTGCACCAGATGCTCTCTGACACAGCGCTCGCCCGACGACCCCTCTGACTTCAGCGGACACGCCCATCTATGTTTTTCTCTGCATGCCAGTAACCCATCAAAGCCATTGCCCTCGCTCCATACACTTGGGCTTTGAAATCTCCACAATTCCTCGGCCTCCAACTGGCCTTATCCCAATCGCTCTTGCTCCCGATTGGTCTGAGATCCACTCCAGGCCGTAGGTTCACTTCGACGAAACGGCTATTTTGTGCTAAAATTTGCGCCCACAGAGGCGCGATGAATCTCTCCACGGACAGGAGGATAGGCCAATGCCGCTATCATCAAAGACCCAGACTCGGGCAACCTCTCATAGTCATAAGGAGACCACTCCATCACCTCTGCGCTGGCTTTGTTTGGCCGTCGTGTCTTTGGTCTCATTATTTACTGCCTGCAGCAACATTACCCAACCAACGAACTTTGTCAACCCCGCGGCGACTAAATTTATCGAAGGTGCCACTCCAACTTGGGCCCCGCTCCTCCTAACACCTCCGCCTACCAAAATGCCTTCCCCAACTTATCCACCCAATGCGGTCCCCCTAACGCCCACCTTCGGACTGCCGGCACCCCAGCCAACCTGTGAGGCTACGCCCCAATGGGGGCTAGGGGATGTCTGGGCCAACGAGCCCGTGCGCACGCGCCTGGGCTGCCCGACCGGAGAGCAGATGGGGGAACAGGGAGCACAGATCAACTTCGAGCACGGTCTGATGCTCTGGCGACCGGATAAAGGGTTGATTTACGTGCTCTATTATGACCATCAACTAGGCCGGAGATGGGAGGCGTGGGCCGA from Chloroflexota bacterium encodes the following:
- a CDS encoding translation initiation factor IF-3, which gives rise to MEANQISRDYRINEEIWTPEVRLIDETGRQLGIFSIRDALRLAQERDLDLVEVAPNASPPVCRLLNYGKFLYERAKKEREARKAQKVTEIKEIRMRPKIGEHDINVKLRRVREFLDEGAKVKIRVRFRGREMSYQELGRKLLDDIAARLADVAMVEQEPHMEGPTMLMLVTSKAKATSAGSASKSIGDSQSKQE